CAGTCATTAAAGGAATCTCACCCATAAAAACATCTTGCTCTCTAATGTCTTTAACTGGCTTTGGCTCATCGCTTGCGTCTTTATCAAGAACAACAAGTCTTATCGTGACCCGTAAGGGGGCTGAGTAGGTTAAACCTCTCAGTTTACATTCACGCACATCAAATGCGGGCTCACCTAGTTTATATCCCACATATTCAAGTCTTGCATTACCAGAAAAACTTTCAATAGGAAACACAGATGAGAATGCGGCATGTAGTCCAGTTTTAAGTTGTTCACTTAATCGAGTATCGGTCTGGAGAAAATCCCTATAGGATTTAAGTTGAATTTCAAGCAGATTTGGTATAGCCATTTGATCAATCTGCTTACCAAAGCTTTTGCGAAATCGTTTTTTCTCAGCATGTGAATATTGAGGTTTAGCTTCTGCAACGGCCATGGTGTTTCCTCTGTAAATTATTGATGACTTCAAACGCGCAAACCCAGCCATGTAAACATGACTGGGTCACATAGTACTTTTATATCTTAATTATTTAACTTCTACTGTAGCGCCAGCTTCTTCAAGCTCTTTCTTGATAGTAGCAGCTTCATCTTTAGATATGCCTTCTTTAACAGTTGAAGGAGCGCCTTCTACTAGATCTTTAGCTTCTTTCAAGCCAAGGCCAGTGATAGTACGAATTACTTTAATCACGCCAACTTTGTTAGAACCAAAGCTAGTCATAATTACGTTAAATTCTGTTTGCTCTTCAGCAACAGCAGCTCCACCAGCAGCAGGTGCAGCTACAGCAACTGCAGCAGCTGCAGCAGATACGTTAAATTTTTCTTCCATAGCTTCGATAAGCTCAACAACTTCCATAACAGACATGTTGGAGATTGTTTCTAAAATTTCATCTTTTGACACAGCCATTACTAGCTCCTAGTTATAAAATAATAAATGATTATGTGGATTATTCTGCTTTTTTGTCTTTTACTGCTGCAATAGTTCTCACCAACTTGGCGTGAGGTTCTGCAAGAGTACGGACAAATTTCTCAATCGGCGCTTTCATCACATACATTAATTTAGCTATTGCTTCATCGCGTGTTGGTAAGCTAGCCACCGCATCAATTTGATTGGCATTGTAAACTTTTCCACCAACAGATAAAGCTTTAATTTCAAGCTTATCAAATGTCTTTGTGAATTCTTTCAGTAGTCTAGCTGCATCACTAGGTGCTTCTAGCGATAAAGCTATAAATAAAGGACCTACAAGTAAGTCATTTAAGCACTCAAATTCAGTATTTTTAAAAGCTCTTCTTGTTAAAGTATTTCTTACAACTCGAAGATAAACACCAGACTTACGCGCTTCACTACGTAATTGCGTCATTTGATTAACAGTTAAACCACGATAATCAGCAACCACTGCTGAAATAGCCTTAGATGCGACTGCAGTCACTTCTTCAACAACGGCCTTTTTTGCAGCTAAATTTAATGTCACGTTACTGACCTCCTAATATGTACAAACCACATGGATTTGACAGTTATGGTGGCCGTCTCAGATTATATTCGGAGCCGGTTCACCGTCTGCGCAGGACATTAAGCTTTCGCACCTGCGGTCTTCGACGACATGGAACCTAATCTATGCCGTGAATTCTTAAAATGGGTTGGTATCTTACACAGGTATTGATGAAATATCAATAGATAATCCAGGTCCCATAGTTGAAGATAATGATATTTTCTTCAGATACTGTCCTTTAGAAGAAGCCGGTTTAGCTTTCTTAAGATCGTTAATTAAAGCTACAATATTTTCGAGTACATCTTCTGCAGAAAAATCAACTTTACCAACTGAACAATGAATAATTCCGTTCTTATCAGTTCTATAACGAACCTGACCTGATTTTGCATCATTTACAGCTGCTTCAACGTTAGTTGTTACAGTACCAACTTTAGGGTTAGGCATTAAACCTCTTGGGCCTAAAATTTGTCCTAATTGACCAACAATACGCATAGCATCAGGAGTAGCGATAACAACATCAAAGTCCATTACGCCACCTTTTATCGACTCAGCTAAGTCTTCAAACCCGACAATATCAGCACCTGCATTTTTTGCTTTTGTTGCATTATCGCCTTGAGCAAAAACGGCTACTCTTACGACCTTGCCAGTACCTTTTGGTAAATTAGTTGAAGAGCGAACAACTTGATCTGATTTACGTGGATCCACGCCCAAATTTACGCTAATATCTAAACTTTCACGAAATTTAGTAGATGCAAATTGCTTTATTATAGCGACAGCATCGTGAACGTTGTATAAATGATTAGGCTTAATCACTTCTATAATCTTTTTCTGTTTTTTAGATAACTTTGACATGGTAACCCCTTATTCCAAACCTTCAACTTCAATACCCATGCTGCGCGCTGTACCTGCAATACTTCTAACAGCTGCTGCTAAATCTGCTGCAGTTAAGTCAGGTTGCTTGACCTTTGCAATCTCTTCAAGTTGACTGACGTTTAGTTTGGCTACTTTCTTCGTATTAGGTGTACCACTGCCACTTTGAATCCCTGCAGCTTTTTTCAGAAGAACTGATGCTGGAGGTGTTTTAGTAATAAATGTGAAACTACGATCAGTATACACAGTAATCACAACAGGAGTAGGCAAGCCTTGCTCCATTTGTTGTGTTGCAGCATTAAATGCCTTACAAAACTCCATAATGTTTACACCTCGTTGACCTAAAGCAGGACCAACTGGTGGACTTGGGTTTGCCTTCCCTGCGGGAATTTGCAACTTAATATATGCTTCTACTTTTTTTGCCATTTTTACTCCTTATGGGTCATACGCTAGCTCGTAGCAACAACAAAAATGCTATCACTTTATCTACTAGCTCCCCGATTTTATAAAAACCAATCTTTTTATTATTGTTTTATTTTACTTTGATCAATAAATGATGTTCTGTAATGTAGCACAGGTTATGTTTTTTCTACCTGGCTAAATTCAAGTTCGACAGGAGTTGAGCGTCCAAAAATAAGAACAGCGACTCTCAATCTATTTTTCTCATAATTAACTTCTTCGACCACACCATTGAAGTCAACAAATGGGCCTTCTTTAACTCTAATAACTTCACCTGGCTCGAAGAGAATCTTAGGTCTAGGCTTAGTGACACCATCTTCAACTCGCTGCATAATTGCTCGAGCTTCTTTCTC
This Legionella fallonii LLAP-10 DNA region includes the following protein-coding sequences:
- the rplL gene encoding 50S ribosomal protein L7/L12, whose protein sequence is MAVSKDEILETISNMSVMEVVELIEAMEEKFNVSAAAAAVAVAAPAAGGAAVAEEQTEFNVIMTSFGSNKVGVIKVIRTITGLGLKEAKDLVEGAPSTVKEGISKDEAATIKKELEEAGATVEVK
- the rplA gene encoding 50S ribosomal protein L1; protein product: MSKLSKKQKKIIEVIKPNHLYNVHDAVAIIKQFASTKFRESLDISVNLGVDPRKSDQVVRSSTNLPKGTGKVVRVAVFAQGDNATKAKNAGADIVGFEDLAESIKGGVMDFDVVIATPDAMRIVGQLGQILGPRGLMPNPKVGTVTTNVEAAVNDAKSGQVRYRTDKNGIIHCSVGKVDFSAEDVLENIVALINDLKKAKPASSKGQYLKKISLSSTMGPGLSIDISSIPV
- the rplJ gene encoding 50S ribosomal protein L10 yields the protein MTLNLAAKKAVVEEVTAVASKAISAVVADYRGLTVNQMTQLRSEARKSGVYLRVVRNTLTRRAFKNTEFECLNDLLVGPLFIALSLEAPSDAARLLKEFTKTFDKLEIKALSVGGKVYNANQIDAVASLPTRDEAIAKLMYVMKAPIEKFVRTLAEPHAKLVRTIAAVKDKKAE
- the rplK gene encoding 50S ribosomal protein L11; translated protein: MAKKVEAYIKLQIPAGKANPSPPVGPALGQRGVNIMEFCKAFNAATQQMEQGLPTPVVITVYTDRSFTFITKTPPASVLLKKAAGIQSGSGTPNTKKVAKLNVSQLEEIAKVKQPDLTAADLAAAVRSIAGTARSMGIEVEGLE